The Euphorbia lathyris chromosome 2, ddEupLath1.1, whole genome shotgun sequence genome includes a window with the following:
- the LOC136217293 gene encoding mitogen-activated protein kinase kinase kinase 18-like codes for MEWKRGPVIGRGSTATVSLATFTSTGDLFAVKSSELSNSVSLQKEEFFLSRLSSPYVVEYVGHEITQENGDLIYNVCLEYAPAGTLHDAISRNGGWLDETTIRSYTRNIILGLDYLHSKGLAHCDIKGQNILITKQGAKITDFGCARFVEEVADFSGTPAFMSPEVARGEGQGSPADVWALGCTIIEMATGKIPWSEYTDDPISALYKIGFTNEMPEFPTWLSEKGKDFLSKCLRRDPRERWTTKELLDHPFVDLKEISTNCSPNCVLDQDFWDSMDGLQSPNQNFEFEDLSNLKFSNRKSPAERMQSLIGSSFNWSEEWITVRSSEIEQEHTQESTSDSNVHEQELEVDQELFVDFSEIENMISENYNYSIIDFVCNIISFLRGIVMKCCIFSVSYCCLLLFLGYYYDYLMTSGVKPNTVTFTSFLI; via the coding sequence ATGGAGTGGAAAAGAGGACCTGTAATCGGCCGTGGCTCCACCGCCACCGTCTCTCTAGCCACCTTTACATCAACCGGCGATCTCTTCGCCGTCAAATCGTCTGAGCTCTCCAACTCTGTTTCGCTTCAGAAAGAGGAATTTTTCCTATCTAGATTAAGCTCTCCTTATGTAGTCGAATACGTAGGCCATGAAATTACTCAAGAGAACGGTGACCTGATCTACAATGTTTGCCTGGAGTACGCTCCCGCCGGCACTCTTCACGATGCGATATCCAGAAACGGTGGCTGGCTGGATGAGACTACGATTAGATCATACACAAGAAATATCATTCTAGGCTTAGATTATTTACACTCTAAAGGATTAGCACATTGTGATATTAAGGGCCAGAACATTCTTATAACCAAACAAGGAGCAAAAATTACTGACTTTGGCTGTGCTAGATTTGTAGAGGAAGTAGCCGATTTCTCCGGTACACCGGCGTTTATGTCTCCGGAGGTTGCACGAGGAGAGGGGCAAGGATCTCCGGCTGATGTGTGGGCATTAGGTTGCACAATTATAGAAATGGCCACAGGAAAAATCCCGTGGTCGGAGTATACTGATGATCCAATTTCTGCTTTATATAAAATTGGATTCACCAACGAGATGCCTGAGTTTCCCACATGGCTATCGGAGAAAGGGAAGGATTTTTTGAGCAAGTGTTTAAGGAGGGATCCGAGAGAGAGATGGACGACGAAAGAGTTGCTTGATCATCCTTTTGTTGATCTTAAAGAGATCAGTACGAATTGTTCTCCAAATTGTGTGTTGGATCAGGATTTCTGGGATTCCATGGACGGATTACAGAGTCCTAATCAGAATTTTGAATTTGAAGatttatcaaatttgaagtTTTCAAATCGGAAATCTCCAGCTGAAAGGATGCAGAGTTTGATCGGATCGAGTTTTAATTGGAGTGAGGAATGGATTACTGTCAGAAGTAGTGAAATTGAGCAAGAACATACACAAGAATCTACCTCAGATTCAAATGTTCATGAACAAGAACTTGAAGTTGATCAAGAATTGTTTGTGGATTTTAGTGAAATTGAGAATATGATTAGTGAAAATTACAATTATAGTATTATTGATTTTGTATGTAATATAATCTCATTTTTGAGAGGGATAGTAATGAAATGTTGTATTTTTTCAGTTTCATATTGTTGCTTGCTTTTATTCCTTGGGTATTATTATGATTATTTGATGACATCTGGTGTTAAACCAAATACAGTGACTTTTACTAGCTTTTTGATATGA